From Actinoplanes oblitus, a single genomic window includes:
- the fbaA gene encoding class II fructose-bisphosphate aldolase: MPIASPEVYAEMLDRAKAGAFAYPAINVTSSQTLNAALQGFAEAGSDGIVQISTGGAEYASGPTIKNMITGAVALAEYATEVAKHYPVNIALHTDHCPKDKLDKYVRPLIAISQERVNKGLAPLFQSHMWDGSAVPLDENLAIAEELLASAAAAKIILEIEVGVVGGEEDGVSAAIDDKLYSTVEDGLATAAKLGLGERGRYLTALTFGNVHGVYKPGNVKLRPEILKEIQDAIGAKYGKEKPLDLVFHGGSGSLLSEIHGALDYGVVKMNIDTDTQYAFTRPVVDHIMRNYDGVLKVDGEVGNKKAYDPRAWGKLAENGLAKRVVEACEHLRSTGTTLSK, encoded by the coding sequence ATGCCTATCGCTTCTCCCGAGGTCTACGCCGAAATGCTCGATCGCGCCAAGGCCGGCGCGTTCGCTTACCCGGCGATCAACGTGACGTCCTCGCAGACCCTCAACGCGGCCCTGCAGGGCTTCGCGGAGGCCGGCAGCGACGGCATCGTCCAGATCTCCACCGGTGGTGCCGAGTACGCCTCCGGCCCGACGATCAAGAACATGATCACGGGCGCGGTCGCGCTGGCCGAGTACGCCACCGAGGTCGCCAAGCACTACCCGGTCAACATCGCGCTGCACACCGACCACTGCCCCAAGGACAAGCTGGACAAGTACGTCCGTCCGCTGATCGCGATCTCCCAGGAGCGCGTCAACAAGGGTCTCGCCCCGCTGTTCCAGTCGCACATGTGGGACGGCTCGGCCGTGCCGCTGGACGAGAACCTGGCGATCGCCGAGGAGCTGCTGGCCTCCGCCGCGGCCGCGAAGATCATCCTGGAGATCGAGGTCGGCGTCGTCGGTGGCGAGGAGGACGGCGTCTCCGCCGCGATCGACGACAAGCTCTACTCGACCGTCGAGGACGGCCTGGCCACCGCCGCCAAGCTGGGCCTGGGCGAGCGGGGCCGCTACCTGACCGCGCTGACCTTCGGCAACGTGCACGGCGTCTACAAGCCGGGCAACGTCAAGCTGCGCCCGGAGATCCTCAAGGAGATCCAGGACGCGATCGGCGCCAAGTACGGCAAGGAGAAGCCGCTCGACCTGGTCTTCCACGGCGGCTCCGGCTCGCTGCTCTCGGAGATCCACGGCGCCCTGGACTACGGCGTGGTGAAGATGAACATCGACACCGACACGCAGTACGCGTTCACCCGCCCGGTCGTCGACCACATCATGCGCAACTACGACGGTGTGCTGAAGGTGGACGGCGAGGTCGGCAACAAGAAGGCGTACGACCCGCGCGCCTGGGGCAAGCTGGCCGAGAACGGTCTGGCCAAGCGCGTCGTCGAGGCCTGCGAGCACCTCCGCTCCACCGGAACCACTCTCTCGAAGTAA
- a CDS encoding diacylglycerol kinase family protein, whose amino-acid sequence MEVVILSLAEGSGDSCGSGSAGCGGCNALCATPRTPVLACADALRDGGARVETVLAGSDQEIDAVLARFDGPARTDGLTWPGPADGPRLVVAVAADGQLRAVVRRMVRRWAPPPSKRPADLAATRTVPDLPPVAILPLDPAGDTDLAAQLGLPRSPSDVAKAVLAGSAKRLDLLRNDGGSVTLDGALLGGADDSGAAVPWRGRVEVDDSVLSEGEEPILACAIGNGGGYAEFDGLRLLAEGNPADGRVEVAVAVPVVVKQRFKGTRVRVEVRRARGRAVSVLPREGELQFLDDGVAGSTSRKRSWWTEAGAWAVYAPSS is encoded by the coding sequence ATGGAGGTCGTCATCCTCAGCCTGGCCGAGGGGTCGGGCGACTCGTGCGGTTCCGGATCCGCCGGCTGCGGCGGGTGCAACGCCCTCTGCGCCACCCCGCGGACCCCCGTGCTGGCCTGCGCCGACGCGCTCCGGGACGGTGGCGCGCGGGTGGAGACGGTGCTGGCCGGTTCGGATCAGGAGATCGACGCGGTGCTGGCCCGGTTCGACGGGCCGGCCCGGACCGACGGCCTGACCTGGCCGGGCCCGGCCGACGGCCCGCGCCTGGTGGTGGCCGTCGCCGCCGACGGGCAGCTGCGGGCCGTGGTGCGCCGGATGGTTCGCCGCTGGGCGCCGCCGCCCAGCAAGCGTCCCGCCGACCTGGCCGCCACCCGCACCGTGCCCGACCTGCCGCCGGTAGCGATCCTGCCGCTCGACCCGGCCGGCGACACGGATCTCGCCGCGCAGCTGGGCCTGCCGCGCAGCCCGTCCGACGTGGCCAAGGCGGTGCTGGCCGGCTCGGCGAAACGCCTCGACCTGCTGCGCAACGACGGCGGCTCGGTCACCCTGGACGGCGCGCTGCTCGGTGGCGCCGACGACAGCGGCGCGGCGGTCCCGTGGCGGGGCCGGGTCGAGGTCGACGACAGCGTCCTGAGCGAGGGCGAGGAGCCCATCCTGGCCTGCGCGATCGGCAACGGCGGTGGTTACGCCGAGTTCGACGGGTTGCGGCTGCTGGCCGAGGGAAACCCGGCCGACGGCCGGGTGGAGGTCGCGGTGGCGGTTCCGGTGGTGGTCAAGCAGCGTTTCAAGGGCACTCGGGTACGCGTGGAGGTGCGCCGGGCTCGCGGGCGTGCCGTGTCGGTGCTGCCCCGGGAGGGTGAGCTGCAGTTCCTTGACGACGGGGTGGCCGGCTCGACCAGCCGCAAGAGGTCCTGGTGGACCGAGGCGGGAGCCTGGGCCGTCTACGCGCCTTCTTCCTGA
- a CDS encoding polynucleotide kinase-phosphatase — translation MIDIPELSLVVLVGISGSGKSTFARTHFAPTQVLSSDFFRGLVADDENDQSASADAFEVLHYVAGKRLAAGRLTVVDATNLQSHARAALIKVAREHDVLPVVVVLDVPESLAWERTQARPDRTFDRRVLSRMHRDLRRSLGQLAREGFRKVHVLRGEEEIAGAQIRYEKLFNDRRDEHGPFDIVGDVHGCRAELETLLGKLGWEIVTDDAGRPVDASHPEGRTAVFVGDLVDRGPDSPGVLRLVMGMVAAGHAICVPGNHEQKLARKLNGRNVQLTHGLPETLEQLAAEPDEFVAEVRSFIEGLVSHYVLDDGKLVVAHAGLKEAYHGRASGRVRSFALYGETTGETDEYGLPVRYPWAQEYRGSAAVVYGHVPTPRAEWLNNTICLDTGCVFGGALTALRWPERELVGTPAAKEYYAPVRPLFTAVPEPDRGLDIADVTGRKHLDYGYGRTTVPAENAAAALEVMGRFAVDPATLIWLPPTMAPCSSSTVDGFLEHPTSAFADLRAAGVDRVVCEEKHMGSRAVVRISASGEGDAIWTRTGRPFFGPELTEPLLARVRAAAEPILAELSTGWLLLDTELLPWSAKAGSLIREHYAGVGAAGRAALPAAREVLDRVAARGLDVAALRDRIDLRSAEIDGYSAAYRAYVKPTDGLTGITLAPFAVLAGAGVSFAGKDHGWHLAIADRLVADDPELFTPTRRMVLDLADPAAEAEAVDWWLTLTGAGGEGMVVKPYAGLAAVDGKGRLVQPGVKCRGREYLRIIYGPEYTRPEQLDRLRQRNLGRKRNLALREHGLGLAALDRLAGGEPSWRVHELVFAILAAESEPVDPRL, via the coding sequence ATGATCGACATTCCCGAGCTCAGTCTGGTCGTGCTCGTCGGCATCTCCGGATCCGGCAAGTCGACGTTCGCCCGCACGCACTTCGCGCCGACCCAGGTGCTCTCCTCGGACTTCTTCCGTGGCCTGGTCGCCGACGACGAGAACGACCAGTCGGCCTCCGCGGACGCCTTCGAGGTGCTGCACTACGTGGCCGGCAAGCGGCTGGCCGCCGGCCGGCTGACCGTGGTGGACGCCACCAACCTGCAGTCCCATGCCCGCGCCGCGCTGATCAAGGTGGCCCGTGAGCACGACGTGCTGCCGGTCGTCGTGGTGCTGGACGTGCCCGAGTCGCTGGCCTGGGAGCGCACGCAGGCCCGCCCGGACCGTACCTTCGATCGCCGGGTCCTCAGCCGGATGCACCGTGACCTGCGACGTTCGCTGGGTCAGCTGGCCCGCGAGGGGTTCCGCAAGGTGCACGTGCTGCGCGGCGAGGAGGAGATCGCCGGCGCGCAGATCCGCTACGAGAAGCTGTTCAACGACCGGCGCGACGAGCACGGCCCGTTCGACATCGTCGGTGACGTGCACGGTTGCCGCGCCGAGCTGGAGACGCTGCTGGGCAAGCTGGGCTGGGAGATCGTCACCGACGACGCCGGCCGTCCGGTCGACGCGAGCCACCCGGAGGGCCGCACCGCGGTCTTCGTCGGTGACCTGGTCGACCGTGGCCCGGACTCGCCGGGTGTGCTGCGCCTGGTGATGGGCATGGTGGCGGCCGGCCACGCGATCTGCGTGCCGGGCAACCACGAGCAGAAGCTGGCCCGCAAGCTGAACGGGCGCAACGTGCAGCTCACCCACGGCCTGCCGGAGACCCTGGAGCAGCTGGCCGCCGAGCCGGACGAGTTCGTGGCCGAGGTGCGCTCCTTCATCGAGGGCCTGGTCAGCCACTACGTGCTGGACGACGGCAAGCTGGTGGTGGCGCACGCCGGGCTGAAGGAGGCATACCACGGTCGCGCCTCCGGCCGGGTGCGCAGCTTCGCGCTCTACGGCGAGACGACCGGCGAGACCGACGAGTACGGCCTGCCGGTCCGCTACCCGTGGGCGCAGGAGTACCGCGGTTCCGCCGCCGTCGTCTACGGCCACGTGCCGACCCCGCGTGCCGAGTGGCTGAACAACACCATCTGCCTGGACACCGGATGCGTCTTCGGCGGCGCCCTGACCGCACTGCGCTGGCCGGAGCGGGAGCTGGTCGGCACGCCGGCGGCGAAGGAGTACTACGCGCCGGTGCGGCCGCTGTTCACCGCGGTGCCGGAGCCGGACCGCGGACTGGACATCGCCGACGTCACCGGGCGCAAGCACCTCGATTACGGGTACGGCCGGACCACCGTCCCCGCCGAGAACGCCGCCGCCGCCCTGGAGGTGATGGGCCGCTTCGCCGTCGACCCGGCGACCCTGATCTGGCTGCCGCCGACCATGGCGCCCTGCTCCAGCTCCACCGTCGACGGCTTCCTGGAGCACCCGACGTCCGCCTTCGCCGACCTGCGCGCGGCGGGCGTCGACCGGGTGGTCTGCGAGGAGAAGCACATGGGCTCGCGGGCCGTGGTCCGGATCTCGGCGTCCGGCGAGGGCGACGCGATCTGGACCCGGACCGGCCGCCCGTTCTTCGGCCCGGAGCTGACCGAGCCGCTGCTGGCCCGGGTCCGCGCCGCTGCCGAGCCGATCCTGGCGGAGCTTTCGACCGGGTGGCTGCTGCTCGACACCGAGCTGCTGCCCTGGTCGGCGAAGGCCGGCAGCCTGATCCGGGAGCACTACGCCGGGGTGGGCGCGGCCGGCCGGGCCGCGCTGCCGGCCGCCCGGGAGGTGCTGGACCGGGTGGCCGCCCGGGGCCTGGACGTCGCCGCGCTGCGGGACCGGATCGACCTGCGCTCCGCGGAGATCGACGGCTACTCGGCGGCGTACCGGGCGTACGTGAAACCGACCGACGGCCTGACCGGCATCACGCTCGCGCCGTTCGCGGTGCTGGCCGGTGCCGGGGTGTCGTTCGCCGGCAAGGACCACGGCTGGCACCTGGCGATCGCGGACCGCCTGGTCGCCGACGACCCGGAACTGTTCACCCCGACCCGGCGGATGGTGCTCGACCTGGCCGACCCGGCCGCCGAGGCGGAGGCCGTCGACTGGTGGCTGACGCTGACCGGGGCGGGTGGCGAGGGCATGGTGGTCAAGCCGTACGCCGGACTGGCCGCCGTGGACGGCAAGGGCCGGCTGGTGCAGCCCGGCGTGAAGTGCCGCGGCCGGGAGTACCTGCGGATCATCTACGGCCCGGAGTACACCCGGCCGGAGCAGCTCGACCGGCTCCGGCAGCGCAACCTCGGCCGCAAGCGGAACCTGGCGCTGCGCGAGCACGGGCTGGGCCTCGCGGCGCTGGACCGGCTGGCCGGGGGCGAGCCGTCCTGGCGGGTGCACGAGCTGGTCTTCGCGATCCTGGCAGCGGAGTCGGAACCGGTCGACCCGCGCCTGTGA
- a CDS encoding ADP-ribosylglycohydrolase family protein, with protein sequence MRAASGSMFGLAYGDALGKPTEFMDYAAIVARYGLAGPRQLAGEPALVTDDTQMALAVGEALLEVPDPTPARLEPVLRRRFLAWAYSPENDRAPGMTCLRAIGELARNGPWIEATQSGSKGCGANMRVTPVGLVPGLTEDQRAGVAQFQAALTHGHPTGLAASELTAYAVFWLRGGLAPADLLAALRDRCDEQRKNYRGDWLGELWRRPLVDSPEDFIARGWDECAAVLDKVAAGLAAGRFEGDPCQVTGAGWIAEEALATALYCYLISPDEPVTVLGRAAASSGDSDSIACLAGAFAGAARGLGAWPGDWQTQIEYSDRLMRLGTAWD encoded by the coding sequence ATGCGTGCTGCATCGGGATCGATGTTTGGACTGGCCTACGGCGACGCGCTCGGTAAACCCACCGAGTTCATGGACTATGCGGCCATCGTCGCCCGCTACGGCCTGGCCGGTCCCCGGCAGCTCGCCGGCGAGCCGGCCCTGGTCACCGACGACACCCAGATGGCGCTCGCGGTCGGCGAGGCGCTCCTGGAGGTGCCGGACCCGACGCCCGCGCGGCTCGAGCCGGTGCTCCGGCGTCGTTTCCTGGCCTGGGCGTACAGCCCGGAGAACGATCGCGCGCCGGGGATGACCTGCCTGCGGGCGATCGGCGAACTGGCCAGGAACGGCCCGTGGATCGAGGCGACCCAGTCGGGTTCCAAGGGCTGCGGGGCGAACATGCGGGTGACCCCGGTCGGTCTGGTCCCCGGGCTGACCGAGGACCAGCGGGCCGGCGTGGCACAGTTCCAGGCCGCGCTGACCCACGGGCACCCGACCGGTCTTGCGGCGAGCGAGCTCACCGCGTACGCCGTCTTCTGGCTTCGTGGCGGCCTCGCGCCGGCGGACCTCCTCGCCGCCCTCCGCGATCGCTGCGATGAGCAGCGCAAGAACTATCGCGGGGACTGGCTCGGTGAGCTGTGGCGGCGGCCGCTGGTCGACTCGCCGGAGGATTTCATCGCGCGCGGCTGGGACGAGTGCGCGGCCGTGCTGGACAAGGTCGCCGCGGGTCTCGCGGCCGGGCGTTTCGAGGGCGACCCATGCCAGGTCACCGGCGCCGGCTGGATCGCCGAGGAGGCCCTGGCCACCGCGCTCTACTGCTACCTGATCTCACCGGACGAGCCGGTCACCGTCCTCGGCCGGGCCGCCGCGTCCTCCGGCGACTCGGATTCGATCGCCTGCCTGGCCGGTGCGTTCGCGGGTGCGGCGCGCGGGCTCGGCGCCTGGCCGGGCGACTGGCAGACCCAGATCGAGTACTCGGACCGCCTGATGCGCCTCGGCACCGCCTGGGACTGA
- a CDS encoding SigE family RNA polymerase sigma factor — MTYEEFADSRLSALLRYAVMLTGDPNAAQDLVQETMVRVQLHWRRVARSDSPDGYVRRIMTNQFIESRRTSWWRRVLLRADPDPVTAAPTDHAAESAERDRVWSLLAGLPRRQRAALVLRYYEDLPDQEIADILGCAVGTVRSSISRGLDALRAELVEAR, encoded by the coding sequence GTGACCTACGAGGAATTCGCCGACAGCCGGCTCAGCGCGTTGCTGCGTTATGCCGTCATGCTCACCGGCGATCCGAACGCCGCGCAGGACCTGGTGCAGGAGACCATGGTCCGGGTCCAGTTGCACTGGCGCCGGGTCGCCCGCAGCGACTCGCCCGACGGCTACGTCCGCCGGATCATGACGAACCAGTTCATCGAGTCGCGTCGCACCTCCTGGTGGCGCCGGGTCCTGTTGCGGGCCGATCCCGACCCGGTCACCGCGGCGCCCACCGACCATGCCGCCGAGAGCGCCGAGCGTGACCGGGTCTGGTCGCTGCTGGCCGGCCTGCCGCGCCGCCAGCGTGCCGCCCTGGTCCTGCGGTATTACGAGGACCTGCCCGACCAGGAGATCGCCGACATCCTCGGCTGCGCCGTCGGGACGGTCCGATCGTCCATCTCGCGAGGGCTCGACGCGCTGCGCGCCGAGCTGGTGGAGGCCCGATGA
- a CDS encoding DUF3151 domain-containing protein, producing MQNLLPEPPATRLPADAEADQELAAAATAGTDEAFKAVAAKYPAYSAVWAPLAADALAAGEPVTAYAYARTGYHRGLDALRRNGWKGHGPVPWSHEPNQGFLRCLHVLSQAAAAIGEADEAARCAQFLRDSDPAAADALS from the coding sequence ATGCAGAACCTCCTTCCCGAGCCGCCGGCCACGCGCCTGCCGGCCGACGCCGAAGCCGACCAGGAGCTGGCCGCCGCCGCGACCGCCGGCACCGACGAGGCGTTCAAAGCGGTCGCGGCCAAGTACCCGGCCTACAGCGCGGTGTGGGCCCCGCTGGCCGCTGACGCTCTGGCTGCCGGCGAGCCGGTGACCGCTTATGCCTACGCCCGCACCGGGTACCACCGCGGCCTCGACGCCCTGCGCCGCAACGGCTGGAAGGGCCACGGGCCGGTGCCCTGGTCGCACGAGCCGAACCAGGGTTTCCTCCGCTGCCTGCACGTGCTGTCCCAGGCCGCTGCAGCGATCGGCGAGGCTGACGAGGCGGCCCGCTGCGCCCAGTTCCTCCGCGACAGCGACCCGGCCGCCGCCGACGCTCTCTCCTGA
- a CDS encoding LCP family protein, whose translation MSKVEEELRAAFERHEALVPDAAPVRDRIDFAWVRVKRRRAKQRVIGAAAAVLLAGAALPVVSSGWGHRGSPAGEVAPMVDAATAPITGPVDVLLIGSDRPVTEEVARADTVMLLHVPADRSAAWMISFPRDGAVDIPGFGTDKLNYALSYGGPALVRETVARLTGIEPDATVTVDFSALSAVTDAVGGVRMCLSQAIDPAFGRAGFARGCQQIDGSEVAPLLRARIGLRHGTYDRDQNAQAFLRALATKVSGGNGTPDPAGLPRLLDAAKSGIRVDGNVTGLLAVAGALGKPKLIGIRETTFHPAGDAKYRESIYPAVGDSLYQAIRDDRLAAWAVANPKYVAR comes from the coding sequence ATGAGCAAGGTGGAAGAGGAACTTCGGGCGGCTTTCGAGCGACACGAGGCGCTGGTCCCGGATGCGGCGCCGGTGCGCGACCGCATCGACTTCGCTTGGGTACGTGTGAAGCGCCGTCGCGCCAAGCAGCGAGTGATCGGCGCCGCCGCCGCGGTGCTGCTCGCCGGCGCCGCCCTGCCGGTCGTGTCCAGTGGCTGGGGACATCGGGGATCACCGGCGGGGGAGGTGGCGCCGATGGTCGACGCGGCGACAGCCCCGATCACCGGCCCGGTCGACGTGCTGCTGATCGGCAGCGACCGCCCGGTCACCGAGGAGGTCGCCCGAGCCGACACGGTGATGCTGCTGCACGTGCCCGCCGATCGCAGCGCGGCATGGATGATCAGCTTCCCTCGCGACGGGGCTGTGGACATCCCCGGTTTCGGCACCGACAAGCTCAACTACGCGTTGTCGTACGGCGGTCCGGCGCTGGTCCGCGAGACCGTGGCGAGACTGACCGGCATCGAGCCGGATGCCACCGTGACTGTCGACTTCAGCGCGTTGAGCGCGGTCACCGACGCGGTTGGCGGGGTGCGGATGTGCCTGAGCCAGGCGATCGACCCCGCCTTCGGGCGCGCGGGGTTCGCCAGGGGCTGCCAGCAGATCGACGGCAGTGAGGTGGCTCCGCTGCTGAGGGCCAGGATCGGGTTGCGGCACGGCACCTACGACCGCGATCAGAACGCCCAGGCCTTCCTGCGGGCGCTGGCCACCAAGGTGAGCGGCGGCAACGGGACACCCGACCCGGCGGGGCTGCCGCGGTTGCTGGACGCGGCGAAATCCGGCATCCGGGTCGACGGCAACGTGACCGGTCTGCTCGCGGTGGCCGGCGCCCTCGGCAAGCCGAAACTGATCGGCATCCGGGAGACGACGTTCCATCCCGCCGGCGACGCGAAATACCGTGAGTCGATCTATCCCGCTGTCGGCGACAGCCTCTACCAGGCGATCCGCGATGATCGGTTGGCGGCGTGGGCGGTGGCGAACCCGAAATACGTCGCGCGCTGA
- a CDS encoding LOG family protein yields the protein MPDPLQPVLGGDVPFDATAHEIESREELDTHLARNSLAGLIVLGLRLDRNPPDLSAVDVRDTLFVGCHIVSPEVETDLIRRGAHLIPSFRSCPYPTHPALLYTPDDLAAGFAEAGFAGMYDTLVYRHFLDHGGAVPDVREAVAQRLHDAGIDNALGKALSAWAAEHGTSGAVGIMGGHAEPRGSEPYRMAATLARRLAKGGRLIVTGGGPGVMEAANLGAYFASRTERDLAAAIDMLVPAPDFLDHDPYTAAALGVRAAYPLPAVDLADRLRHGGLALPTWLYGHEPANLFAGQIGKYFSNAVREDSILRLSRGGIVFAPGWAGTVQEVFQAATKTFYRTDGPSGAFVFLGVEHWTKLPVVDLLGTLLARSPHGDQSGLIVVTDSLDEAMTALVG from the coding sequence ATGCCCGATCCCCTGCAACCGGTACTCGGCGGCGACGTGCCGTTCGACGCCACCGCCCACGAGATCGAATCTCGCGAAGAACTCGATACCCATCTGGCCAGGAACTCCCTCGCCGGTCTGATCGTTCTCGGTCTGCGACTGGACCGCAATCCGCCCGACCTGTCCGCCGTCGACGTCCGGGACACGCTCTTCGTCGGCTGTCACATCGTCTCGCCGGAGGTGGAGACCGACCTGATCCGCCGCGGCGCGCACCTGATCCCGTCGTTCCGCAGCTGTCCCTACCCGACCCATCCGGCGCTGCTGTACACGCCGGACGACCTGGCCGCCGGGTTCGCCGAGGCGGGCTTCGCCGGCATGTACGACACGCTCGTCTACCGGCACTTCCTGGATCACGGCGGCGCGGTGCCGGACGTCCGCGAGGCGGTCGCGCAGCGACTGCACGACGCCGGGATCGACAACGCGCTGGGCAAGGCGCTCTCCGCCTGGGCGGCCGAGCACGGCACCTCGGGTGCGGTCGGGATCATGGGTGGCCACGCCGAGCCGCGCGGCTCGGAGCCGTACCGGATGGCGGCGACGCTGGCCCGGCGGCTGGCCAAGGGTGGTCGGCTGATCGTCACCGGCGGCGGGCCGGGCGTGATGGAGGCGGCGAACCTGGGGGCGTACTTCGCCTCCCGGACCGAGCGGGACCTGGCCGCCGCCATCGACATGCTGGTACCCGCGCCGGACTTTCTGGACCACGACCCGTACACCGCTGCCGCGCTGGGTGTCCGGGCGGCCTACCCCCTGCCCGCGGTGGACCTGGCCGACCGGCTCCGGCACGGTGGCCTGGCCCTGCCCACCTGGCTGTACGGCCACGAGCCGGCCAACCTGTTCGCCGGACAGATCGGCAAGTACTTCTCCAACGCGGTCCGGGAGGACTCGATCCTGCGGCTGTCCCGGGGCGGCATCGTCTTCGCACCGGGCTGGGCCGGCACCGTGCAGGAGGTCTTCCAGGCCGCGACGAAGACGTTCTACCGCACCGACGGGCCGTCCGGGGCGTTCGTCTTCCTCGGCGTCGAGCACTGGACCAAGTTGCCGGTGGTCGACCTGCTGGGCACGCTGCTGGCCCGGTCACCGCACGGCGACCAGTCCGGGTTGATCGTGGTCACCGACTCGCTCGACGAGGCGATGACGGCGTTGGTCGGATAG
- a CDS encoding 3' terminal RNA ribose 2'-O-methyltransferase Hen1 yields the protein MLLTVTTTHRPATDLGYLLVKHPDKVHQFDMPTGTAYVMFPEATEERCTAALLLDVDPQRLRARADAFELSQYVNDRPYAASSLLASALSKVFRSAQRGTSKDRPELTGQAIPLEIRVPVLRGTPDLVGRLFTPLGWTVTATPIPLEPVLGGDSRYVELTLSGTLRLADALNHLYVLLPVLDDGKHYWVAPDEIEKLLRSGAGWLAGHPEKVLIARRYLAHRKSLATTALELLDADQPVTEEEAELPVTRKAPLAAQRRDAVLAALAETGATRVLDLGCGPGALLSALLKEARFTEIVGADVSARALDQAARRLRLDRMPQRQRDRIKLIQTALTYHDDRLTGYDAAVLMEVIEHVDLPRLPALEASVFGRARPGAVVVTTPNVEYNVHYEGLTGMRHSDHRFEWTRAEFAAWADRVASQYGYTVTIRGVGDEDETTGAPTQLALFAKIEATTEVTA from the coding sequence GTGCTGCTAACTGTGACGACGACGCATCGGCCGGCGACCGACCTTGGATACCTGTTGGTCAAACACCCCGACAAGGTCCATCAGTTCGACATGCCCACCGGTACGGCGTACGTCATGTTCCCCGAGGCCACCGAGGAGCGCTGCACCGCGGCCCTGCTGCTGGACGTCGATCCGCAGCGGCTGCGCGCCCGCGCCGACGCCTTCGAGCTCAGCCAGTACGTCAACGACCGTCCCTACGCCGCGTCCAGCCTGCTGGCCAGCGCCCTCTCCAAGGTCTTCCGCAGCGCCCAGCGCGGCACCTCGAAGGACCGCCCGGAGCTGACCGGCCAGGCGATCCCGCTGGAGATCCGGGTGCCGGTGCTGCGCGGCACCCCCGACCTGGTCGGCCGCCTGTTCACGCCGCTGGGCTGGACGGTCACCGCCACCCCCATCCCGCTGGAGCCGGTGCTCGGCGGCGACAGCCGGTACGTCGAGCTGACCCTGTCCGGCACCCTCCGCCTCGCCGACGCCCTCAACCACCTCTACGTGCTGCTCCCGGTGCTGGACGACGGCAAGCACTACTGGGTGGCCCCGGACGAGATCGAGAAACTGCTCCGCTCCGGCGCCGGCTGGCTGGCCGGCCACCCGGAGAAGGTGCTGATCGCCCGGCGCTATCTCGCGCACCGCAAGTCGCTGGCCACCACCGCGCTGGAGCTGCTCGACGCGGACCAGCCGGTCACCGAGGAGGAGGCCGAGCTGCCGGTGACCCGCAAAGCGCCGCTGGCCGCCCAGCGACGCGACGCGGTGCTCGCCGCGCTCGCCGAGACCGGCGCCACCCGGGTGCTCGACCTGGGCTGCGGACCCGGCGCGCTGCTCTCCGCCCTGCTCAAGGAGGCCCGGTTCACCGAGATCGTCGGGGCGGACGTCTCGGCGCGGGCGCTGGACCAGGCCGCCCGCCGGCTCCGGCTGGACCGGATGCCGCAGCGGCAGCGGGATCGGATCAAGCTGATCCAGACCGCGCTGACGTACCACGACGACCGGCTCACCGGTTACGACGCGGCGGTGCTGATGGAGGTGATCGAGCATGTCGACCTGCCCCGGCTCCCGGCCCTGGAGGCCAGCGTGTTCGGTCGCGCCCGGCCCGGTGCCGTCGTGGTGACCACGCCGAACGTGGAGTACAACGTGCACTACGAGGGCCTGACCGGGATGCGGCACTCGGACCATCGCTTCGAGTGGACCCGCGCCGAGTTCGCCGCCTGGGCGGACCGCGTCGCTTCCCAGTACGGCTACACCGTGACCATCCGCGGCGTCGGTGATGAGGACGAGACCACCGGGGCGCCCACCCAGCTCGCGCTGTTCGCGAAGATCGAAGCAACGACGGAGGTGACCGCATGA